Part of the Phycisphaerae bacterium genome is shown below.
GACTCAGCGCGGAAGCATCAGGTGTACACGAACTGGGCCGTTGCCACGCACGGCCGGTCGGCTCGCAGTCTCACCCAATGGGCGCTGAAGCCGGCCGGGAACTCGTGACAGGCGTACCCGGCGGCATCGACCCTCAATTGCACATACGGAGCCCACGTGCCGTTACCCAGGAAGTCGACCTCGACGACGAAGTCTACGGGTTCGGCCGCCCGGTGCGCCACATGCAGGCACTTGTGCTCGAAGCCGGTCATCAGATATGGGTCCGAGGGTTGGCCCGGCTGGATCGGCGTATCCCGCCACGGCCCGCCCCAGCCCTGCGGCTTGCCGAAGCCCCACAGATCGTCAGTCTTCCCGAACCACAGGTTTGACTGCGGCTCGCCGACCAGGTGAGCGTTGCCGGTGCAGGCCGTGACCTGGTTGCCCGCCAGCACCAGCAGGCCGCGCCACGAGCAGAAATCAGGCACGATCCGCATGTGCCGACAGATGGGCGTGACGCCGTGGACCTGCCCGCCGTAGGCCAGGCGCGGCAGTTCATAGAACAACCCGTGCATGTCCATGAGGAACCGTTCGGTTTCCACCTCGCGAATCCGAGGCCACTCGGTGTACCATGCCTGATCGTGCGTGTGGCTACCCTTCGGCAGGCGGTACCTGGACCATTTCCCCCGGTTCAATACGCAGAGCATAACTGACGCCCGGTCCCAGCCCGTCGCGAAGGCGTTCGCGTGATCGCCCATGGGCGTGCCCGCGACATCGTTGAACGCCGTGCTCTCGATGATGTCCCACTCGCCCCGGCCCTTCCATTCGGCCAGGCGGCCCCCCGTCGAGACGCCCTCGGTTTCGTCGCGCTCGTGGTAGGTGTTGTTGGCGACGATGACTCGGTCGCCGGCGGTGAAGCCGCCCTTGTAATGAGGCTTGAAGCCATCCGGCAGCTTGAGGTTCTTGTTGAGTGTGAACAGCAGCTCGGTCTTGAGCGTCCGGATGTCCACCTCGAAGAAGTGCGATTCCATGCCGAGGACGTAAACCTTGTTGGCCGGGTCTTTCAGATGCCGCATGGTCGCGGTGAGCCGGTAGTCGGTGAGCGCCTCGATCGTGCGAACCTTGTTGTCGGTGTCGATGACGTGAGGCCCGACGATCATCTGCTCCGACTCGGCATGCACGAAGCGATTGGCGTATGTCCCGACCACCGAGGCCGGGTGCTTGTGGACCCGCATGTGCTCGTCCACATAGAACAGCCCCGTTCCGCTGCCGGTGGTGGAAGTGTGCGCGGTGTAGGTGACAAACCACAACCGGTCGGCCCAGGGCATGAGTGCCCCGATTCCCGATTCGCTGCGCGGGCCGTTGAGGCCGGCGCTGACCCCCAACCGCGGAATGACGCCGCTGATGACCAGCGGGCAGTCCGATTCCATGCCCTCGATCTTCCGGTTGACGGCCGCATCGCCTGCCAACCTGTCTTGATCGTCCTCGGCGGCTTGCGCGGCCTGCGAAGCGCCAACCCCCGCCGCCATGCCGCCCATGGCCACGGCCTTTTCCATAAGATCGCGACGCGTGACCTGCGAATCTTTCTTCATCGACCAACTCCTGCCTGCTCACCGGAAATGAGCGATTGAACCCGCCTTGCCGGTTCCTCGGTGGGCAGCAAGTCGTTCACACGGAAGAACCTGCAGACCGACCCGAAGCCCCCTGAGTCTAACCTCGCCTCCGTCAGCGACAACCTTGTTACCGGACAGGCGATCATTGTGGTTGATTCGCGTTGGCTCATTTGCCAGAATACGTACAGTCGCATCTCATGCGGAAAAGGTAATTCCTCGATTGCAGGGGAAAGAACATGGGTTCCCGTTGCCCTCATCTTCTTGTCGACATCGCAGTTCTCTTTCTGACGACAGGTTCTGTTCTTCCTGCCTTTGCCAGTAAGGTCAGTATCTCCAGTCTGCCAGTACTCAGTTCCTCGGTGCTGGTCGCCGACGACACGACGCAGTACACAGTGACACTCACGGCCAGCAGTGTGGCGGGCTACAACGACATCACCAGCGTCCGCATCCTCTTCAATATGACCGAGTCCGGGCCGGACACGAACAACGGCCGCGGCTACATGGCGTGGGGCGCGACTGACGCGGACATCACCAACTACGGCGGGTCCTGGGTTTTCGCGGACGCAACCGGAGGCGGGCGATGGGCTTATCGCACCGACACGTGGGGCGGCACGACCTACATCACGCCGCTGGGCTGCTCGGTGTCCACGGCAGGTGCCGCCACCGGGGCCACCGGCGCTCGCACCGTCACGCTCACCTTCACGCTCAAACCGGCTTGGGCTCACAACCCGGTCTTCAACGTCGCCGACGGACGGCGACGTGGATCAGGGCGACTTCGGTCACTTCCAGGCATGTCTCAGCGGCACCGCCGTCACACAGAACGACCCTGACTGCCAAGATGCGAAGCTGGACGGCGATACGGATGTCGACTCAGAGGACCTCGCCGTCTTCCTGGGCTGTCTCAGCGGTCCCAACTCGCCGCCGATCCAAGACTGCCCGGACTGACGAGCATCTTGCTCTGTGCGGGCCGTTCAGGACAAATCCTGGAACTGTCCGGCTTGGCCTCTGATGCGGGGGTTTCACACACAACCGCCCGACGATGGTTATCGATTCTCGAAGCGAGCTTCGTGGTCTTTCTTCTGAGGCCGTATCACCGCAATTTCGGCAAGCGGATCATCAAGTCACCCAGACTGTACTTCGTCGACACGGGGCTGCTCTGTTACCTGCTGCGAATCCGGAATCCCGAGGAACTCAGCTTCCACGCCAGCCGCGGCCCGGTGTTCGAAACCTGGGTGGTTTCGGAAGTCCTCAAGTTGTTTCACAACCACGGCCAGGTCCCCGACGTCTACTTCTGGCAAGACTCGAACGGGCGTGAGGTTGATCTGCTCATCGACTTGCCAGGAACCCTCGTGGTCGTTGAGGCCAAGTCCGGCCAGACGGTTGCATCGGATTTCTTGAGGGATCTGACGCAATGGAAGGCCACTACCGGATGCCTGGACGCGCGGGCTGTTCTCGTCTACGGCGGCGACGAGTCATACACACGCCAGGATGTTTCGGTGATCTCCTGGAAAGACTGGGCATGATCTCAGGCGTGTCCACGGCGTTTCACGTTGGCCGGGCCGCATTTGTGGCTTTCGCGTTTCCGGTTTATGATGTTTGCTCTGCGTGGGCGGGTGGTGCCGGGTTCGTCGGTGCCAACGCTCCGTGCCAACAGGAAGTGCTCGCATGGCGATTCGTTTTGCATGTCCATCCTGCCGCCAGCCTATCGAGGTCGACGATGAATGGGCCGGCCAGTCTGTCGGCTGTCCCTATTGCCGCAAGGTCATCACCGCTCCGGCCGTCAGTTCCTGGCCTTCTGATCAGATCCCCATGGCTAGCCCTCTTCGCGAGTCGCCCGAGCCGGTGGTGCCTGCGTCTGGATATCCCGTCCGCTCGCCTGCGCAAGCCGCCAGCGCCGCTCCCTGGGCGCTCACCATGGCGATCACCAGTGCCTTGCTGTCGATCTTCGCTTCGCTGGTCTGGCTCGGGAATCTGGCGCGGGTCCTGACCGAGAAGGCCGGTCCCAATGCGACCCAGGAAGAGCTTGCGAAGGTCTACTCTAACATGATTGCCAGCGGGCAGTTGCCCCATTCGCCGTTGGCCACGGCGGCGGCGGTCGTCGGCACTCTGTGCGGCATCGGCGGCCTGGTGTTGGCCATTCGTACTCTCCTATGGCAGCAGCCCCGTCGCGGAATGGCTATCGCCGCCTGCATCATCTGTGTCGCTTTCAGTTGCTGTGGCGGGTTCGTCTTGTTGACGAATCTCGCCGGCCGAGCAGCCGTCCAGCCGTGAACCAGCCGCCATCTGTCGCAGGGCGTGACGGCTGACGGTTTGTCACCGCCGCCGCGCCCGTCTATCATATTCCCCATGTTTGAAGCTCTGACACAACGATTCAGCGAGGTGTTTCAGAACCTTCGCGGACGCGGCAAGATCACCGAGGCCAACGTCGCCGAGGCCATGCGCATGGTTCGGACGGCGTTGCTGGAGGCGGACGTCCACGTCCAGGTGGTGCGCAAGTTCTGCGATGAGGTACAGGCCAAGGCCATCGGTGCTCAGGTCATCTCTTCGCTCAAACCCGATCAGGTGCTGGTCAAGATCGTCCATGACGAGCTGGTCAGCCTCATGGGGCCGGTTGATCCGCGCATCCCCTTTGTGACTCCCGGTCCCACTGTCATTCTGATGGCCGGCCTTCAGGGTTGCGGCAAGACAACGACCTGCGGCAAGCTGGCCAAGTACGTCATGGCCCGCGGCAAACGCCCCTTGCTCGTCGCCGCCGACTTGAAGCGTCCCGCGGCTATCGACCAACTCGAAGTCATCGGCGGCCAAGTGGGTGCGCCCGTCTACACCGAACGGGATCATGCCCATCCTGTTAAGGTCTGCCGCAACAGCATCATCGAGGCCCGCAAGACCGACCGTGACGTGGTTATCCTCGACACCGCCGGCCGTCTGGCGATCGACGAGGAATTGATGACCGAGATTGCCCAGATCGAGCAGGCGACGACCCCGCACCAAGTCTACCTCGTTATCGACGCGATGACCGGCCAGGATGCGGTGAACACCGCACGGCATTTCAATGAGCGGCTGGAACTCGACGGTCTGATCCTGACCAAGTTCGATTCGGACACCCGCGGCGGCGCCGCCCTGTCCGCCAAGACGATCACCGGCAAACCCATCAAGTTCATCGGCGTGGGCGAAAAGCTGGAGGCGCTGGAGGAGTTTCACGCGGAGCGAATCGCCGGGCGCATCCTGGGCATGGGCGACATCGTCAGCCTGGTCGAGAAGGCCCAGCAGCAATACGATGCTCAGGAGGCCGCCAGGCTTCAAAGGAAGATGGCCACCGGCTTGAACCTGGAGGATTTCCTCGGCCAGCTCAAGAAGATGAAATCCATGGGGTCCATGAAGGATCTCATGAAGATGGTTCCGGGCTTGAGCACCCAGATGCCCGACATGGAAGTCGACGATTCGGAGCTGGATCGCTACGAAGCCATCATCCACTCGATGACCCCCAAGGAGCGTCGGGATCCGAGCATCATCGAGGCCTCGCGCCGCCGCCGTATCGCCGCCGGCAGCGGGACCGACCCCAAGGACGTCTCTGCATTGATCAAGAGCTTTGCCCAGGTCCGCGACATGATGAAGGTCATGAGCGGCATGAGCATGCTTGATCGCATGCGATCGGTGGGCCACATCGCCAAGATGGCTGCCAGCGGCATCATCCCCAAGATCAAGGCCGGCTCAACTTTCAAAAAGCGCCGCGAGACCCAAAAAGAGAAGCGCAGACGCCGAAAGAAGCACCGACGTTAAGGGTTCAGAGTTCGGGGTTCAGGTCCGCCGAAGGCGAGACTCGCCGTGGCGAGGTTCAGCAGGAGCGGCTTGCAGCGGCAATTCTTGACGAGCCGAGGGGTTTATCCCCTCGGTCTTCAACGAGCGTGGACCGGCCCGCCACGGTGGGATTCGCTTCGCTCAACTTGCGGCCGCGATTCTCCGCTCGATCGAGAATTCCTTCCTCAAGGCGTGTTTTGCCCGTAGGCGGGGTGCTGGGTTGCCGTGTTACTGCTTGCCGCCGTCAGCAACGCCAGTCCCAGCATGTCGCCGCCGCCGCTCGACGGCTCAACGCGGCGAAGCCGGATAAGACGATCCCGAACCGCAGGGCAATAGATCGCCAGACGGGCCCACCGCATGACCTGTGCTTTGTGCGCGTTCACGCCGCTTTGTCCACCGATATGGTCGGCGACCGAACCGTCCGGCCGGATCACCCTGGTCAGCAGGGTTTTCTCCAGGCCGTCGATGTCCCGCTTGT
Proteins encoded:
- a CDS encoding DUF4143 domain-containing protein; this encodes MASDAGVSHTTARRWLSILEASFVVFLLRPYHRNFGKRIIKSPRLYFVDTGLLCYLLRIRNPEELSFHASRGPVFETWVVSEVLKLFHNHGQVPDVYFWQDSNGREVDLLIDLPGTLVVVEAKSGQTVASDFLRDLTQWKATTGCLDARAVLVYGGDESYTRQDVSVISWKDWA
- the ffh gene encoding signal recognition particle protein produces the protein MFEALTQRFSEVFQNLRGRGKITEANVAEAMRMVRTALLEADVHVQVVRKFCDEVQAKAIGAQVISSLKPDQVLVKIVHDELVSLMGPVDPRIPFVTPGPTVILMAGLQGCGKTTTCGKLAKYVMARGKRPLLVAADLKRPAAIDQLEVIGGQVGAPVYTERDHAHPVKVCRNSIIEARKTDRDVVILDTAGRLAIDEELMTEIAQIEQATTPHQVYLVIDAMTGQDAVNTARHFNERLELDGLILTKFDSDTRGGAALSAKTITGKPIKFIGVGEKLEALEEFHAERIAGRILGMGDIVSLVEKAQQQYDAQEAARLQRKMATGLNLEDFLGQLKKMKSMGSMKDLMKMVPGLSTQMPDMEVDDSELDRYEAIIHSMTPKERRDPSIIEASRRRRIAAGSGTDPKDVSALIKSFAQVRDMMKVMSGMSMLDRMRSVGHIAKMAASGIIPKIKAGSTFKKRRETQKEKRRRRKKHRR